The following is a genomic window from Alphaproteobacteria bacterium.
ACGATCTGCGAGCGGCGCGCGAGGATCCCGGGGTCGAGCGGCGGCATCTGCATGATACCGGCCACTACACTCCAAAAACCTGCCGGTTGGAAGCCGCCGGCCGCGCGCTGTCGAGCGCAGCTTCTGTGCCGGATCGGACGGAATCATCCCGGCCCGCGCACAAACGACGGGCGGCGGAAGCTTGCGCTCCCGCCGCCCGGTCAGACTGTCGGATTCAGGCCGAAATCAGCCGGCGCGCGCCTTGAAGCGCGGGTTGGTCTTGTTGATGACGTAGACCCGACCCTTGCGGCGCACGACGCGGCAGGCCTTGTGGCGGGTCTTGATCGTCTTGAGCGACGAGCGGATCTTCATGGCCCAGTTCCCAAAAACAAACCCCCGGGCGACCGGGGGAAATTCGAAGCGGCGCGGACCATACGGATGGGGGCCCGCCCTGTCAACCGGACGTCGTCAGCCGGGCGGCAGCGGCGCCACATTGTCCAGCCATTCCCGGGCCTCGGCCGGCCTGCCGAAAATGGCGAAGGGCCGGTCGACGGAGGCCGCCTGGCCGTACAGGGCGCTGGCCTCGCGGGTCGAGTCGGCGTCGACGACGATGGCCAGCGGGCCCAGCGGCCCGTCCTTGGCGTACTCGGCCATGACGCGGCCCAGCGCCTTGATGTCGGCCGCGCGCAGCGACATCGGCGCGAAGCTCAGGTCGAGGATCTTGCGGAAGGGCATGGCGCCGGCGGCG
Proteins encoded in this region:
- the ykgO gene encoding type B 50S ribosomal protein L36 — translated: MKIRSSLKTIKTRHKACRVVRRKGRVYVINKTNPRFKARAG